The proteins below come from a single Phorcysia thermohydrogeniphila genomic window:
- a CDS encoding DUF445 family protein — translation MIELLVPPTFGALIGYFTNYVAIKMLFRPLKPYYIFGKRVPFTPGLIPSKREKLAEAIAKVVKENLLTEEVIRKRLNEEKIRQSLETLVSKFIDELLLKGDDYLEEFVGSVGDEEIGKLLDFKAVEKSLEPAIEGLVKSLNGKSLEELLPPHLRKKFLTFIDEKTEEVTKELLKASKSLEFRDLLFSSVKSGVERLKAYVPIISDKFVDNVSEKLSHQLLKLIEEAAKSEELRFKLSKFIWVELSKLLSKPIDLSGERGENVKLVIREVAVSVLDKVKQKRLSEVTKERLVLEILSALKELLRKKKESLSKLIADRLLKIIEVELPVILESINLESLVKERVNSLPIEEVEEIVLRLIREELRYITLLGGVLGFLIGLSQLFIQ, via the coding sequence TTGATTGAACTTTTAGTCCCGCCAACTTTTGGAGCTCTAATCGGCTACTTCACAAACTACGTTGCTATAAAGATGCTCTTTAGGCCTCTTAAACCATACTACATCTTTGGAAAGAGAGTTCCCTTTACGCCGGGACTCATTCCATCAAAAAGGGAGAAGCTCGCCGAGGCCATAGCGAAGGTGGTTAAAGAAAACCTCTTAACAGAAGAAGTTATAAGGAAGCGTCTAAATGAGGAGAAGATAAGGCAGAGTTTAGAAACCTTAGTATCTAAGTTCATTGACGAGCTCCTTTTAAAGGGGGATGACTACCTTGAGGAGTTCGTAGGGAGCGTGGGCGACGAGGAGATTGGAAAACTTTTGGACTTTAAAGCAGTTGAAAAGAGTTTAGAGCCCGCCATTGAGGGATTGGTCAAAAGCCTTAACGGAAAGAGCCTTGAGGAGCTCCTTCCACCACATTTGAGGAAAAAGTTTTTAACCTTCATTGATGAGAAAACGGAGGAGGTTACTAAAGAGCTCCTTAAGGCTTCAAAGAGCCTTGAGTTTAGAGACCTTCTATTCAGTAGCGTTAAAAGCGGGGTGGAAAGATTAAAAGCTTATGTTCCAATAATTAGCGATAAGTTTGTTGATAATGTTTCTGAAAAGCTCTCCCATCAGCTATTAAAGCTAATTGAGGAAGCAGCAAAGAGTGAGGAGCTAAGGTTTAAGCTCTCTAAGTTTATCTGGGTGGAGCTTTCAAAACTCCTGTCTAAACCCATAGACCTTTCGGGGGAAAGGGGAGAAAACGTTAAGCTCGTCATAAGGGAAGTGGCCGTATCGGTTTTAGATAAGGTAAAACAAAAACGGCTCTCAGAGGTTACAAAGGAAAGATTGGTTTTAGAAATACTCTCTGCCTTAAAGGAGCTCTTAAGGAAGAAGAAAGAAAGTCTATCCAAACTTATAGCCGACAGGCTACTTAAGATAATAGAGGTGGAGCTCCCTGTAATCTTGGAATCCATAAACCTTGAATCTCTCGTAAAGGAAAGAGTTAATTCCCTCCCTATAGAAGAGGTTGAGGAGATAGTTCTTAGGCTGATAAGGGAGGAGCTCCGCTACATAACCCTCCTTGGCGGGGTTCTTGGCTTTCTCATAGGACTTTCTCAGCTTTTTATCCAATAA
- the thpR gene encoding RNA 2',3'-cyclic phosphodiesterase: protein MPKKRLFIGTLTFVSGLEAVREVIDSLGITGKWVERENIHFTYRFLGDVDEEKIPSIASMLKGKLRGVRAPLVEYKGLGVFPSLRSPRVLWVGMNSEALYEVKRKVDMALLPFGFPLEERFTPHLTLLRIKKLRHQTKFKNYLFKMREHLFERKLEAKVCLIESKLTPQGPIYSVLEEILLD, encoded by the coding sequence ATGCCAAAAAAGAGGTTATTTATCGGAACTCTCACCTTTGTTTCAGGTCTTGAAGCTGTAAGGGAGGTCATAGACTCCCTTGGAATCACAGGAAAGTGGGTAGAGAGGGAAAACATCCACTTTACCTACCGTTTCCTTGGGGATGTTGACGAAGAGAAAATCCCAAGCATTGCGAGTATGTTAAAGGGAAAGCTAAGAGGAGTAAGAGCTCCCCTTGTTGAGTATAAGGGACTCGGCGTTTTCCCTTCCTTACGCTCTCCAAGAGTTTTGTGGGTTGGAATGAACTCTGAGGCTCTCTATGAGGTAAAGAGGAAGGTTGATATGGCTCTCTTACCCTTTGGTTTCCCTCTTGAAGAGCGTTTTACTCCTCACCTTACTCTTTTGAGAATAAAGAAACTCAGACACCAGACAAAATTTAAGAACTACCTTTTTAAGATGAGAGAGCACCTCTTTGAGAGGAAGCTGGAGGCAAAGGTTTGTCTTATTGAGAGTAAGCTGACCCCACAGGGGCCTATATACTCAGTTCTGGAGGAAATACTCCTTGATTGA
- the pyk gene encoding pyruvate kinase produces the protein MKKRTKIVATLGPASSSEKVLKKMVEAGLDVVRLNMSHGTHKEHKERIALVRKVEREVGRPLPILMDLCGPKIRIGKIEKEPLYLHRGDLITLTTGEPKKGKITVNYPHLHKEVKKGETILLADGTFRLKIREVKNRDIICEVIVGGPLTSHKGVNLPHSNLSVPALTEKDKEDVLFGVKNGVDIIALSFVRKAEDVLELKELLKSLGKDIPVIAKIEKPEAVKNIDSIIAAADGIMVARGDLGVELPLERVPVIQKQIIRKANEAGKPVITATQMLRSMVDLPTPTRAEATDIANAVLDGTDALMLSEETAVGKYPVRVVRTMAKIAMEAEKIYPYKRYADFSAKTLQDSLAKSACNLSREIKVKAIVPFTRTGATAIAVAKYRPPVPIYAVTHDSRVFRRLNLIWGVVPLLTTPANSTDRIIEESIKVAKMKGFVKKGDRIIVLAGAPSGVPGTTNLMRVVTVN, from the coding sequence ATGAAAAAGAGAACAAAGATAGTAGCAACCCTTGGACCTGCCTCCTCAAGTGAAAAGGTTCTAAAGAAGATGGTTGAAGCTGGCCTTGACGTCGTAAGGCTCAACATGTCCCACGGAACTCACAAGGAACACAAAGAGAGAATAGCTCTCGTTAGAAAAGTAGAAAGGGAGGTAGGACGTCCCTTACCGATACTGATGGACCTTTGCGGTCCAAAGATAAGAATTGGAAAGATAGAGAAAGAGCCTCTATACCTTCACAGGGGAGATTTAATCACCCTTACAACGGGAGAGCCTAAGAAGGGGAAGATAACTGTTAACTACCCTCACCTCCATAAGGAAGTTAAAAAGGGGGAGACGATACTCCTTGCAGACGGAACTTTTAGGCTGAAAATCAGGGAGGTTAAGAACAGGGATATTATCTGCGAGGTAATTGTTGGAGGCCCTCTTACATCCCACAAGGGAGTAAACCTTCCTCACTCAAATCTTTCCGTTCCGGCACTTACAGAAAAGGATAAGGAAGACGTCCTCTTTGGCGTTAAAAACGGCGTTGACATCATTGCTCTTTCCTTTGTCAGGAAGGCTGAAGACGTCTTAGAGCTAAAGGAGCTCCTTAAATCCTTAGGAAAGGACATTCCAGTCATAGCGAAAATAGAAAAGCCAGAGGCTGTAAAGAACATAGACTCAATCATCGCTGCTGCAGACGGAATAATGGTTGCCCGGGGAGACCTTGGAGTGGAGCTCCCCTTAGAGAGAGTCCCAGTTATTCAGAAGCAGATAATCAGGAAGGCAAACGAGGCCGGAAAACCCGTTATAACTGCCACCCAGATGTTAAGGTCAATGGTTGACCTCCCAACCCCCACAAGGGCAGAGGCCACAGACATCGCAAACGCCGTCCTTGACGGAACGGACGCCCTTATGCTCTCAGAGGAAACTGCAGTCGGAAAGTACCCTGTAAGGGTAGTAAGAACCATGGCAAAGATAGCGATGGAAGCCGAAAAGATATACCCTTACAAGCGTTACGCTGACTTCTCGGCAAAAACACTGCAGGACTCACTCGCAAAGTCTGCCTGTAACCTATCAAGGGAGATAAAAGTAAAGGCCATCGTTCCATTTACAAGGACCGGAGCAACAGCCATTGCCGTAGCAAAGTACAGACCTCCTGTTCCAATCTACGCCGTTACCCACGATTCAAGAGTTTTCCGAAGGCTAAACCTCATCTGGGGAGTTGTTCCTCTCTTAACAACGCCTGCAAACTCTACAGACAGGATAATTGAGGAGTCAATCAAGGTCGCCAAGATGAAAGGCTTTGTCAAAAAGGGCGATAGGATAATCGTCCTTGCTGGAGCTCCCTCCGGAGTTCCCGGAACGACAAACCTTATGAGAGTGGTTACGGTGAATTAG
- a CDS encoding SLC13 family permease: MKKGIAVAVAFFAFFATLLFFPTETEVRKGLAILFFAAILWISEALPLPVTSLSIPLLASLLGVLDVKSAFSSFAHPIIFLFFGGFALATALTKYKLDKFLAFKIVSLSKGSLLWTSLSIFAATAFVSMWISNTSTTAMMLPLALGIAGAVSADKRLRSFLLLGIAYSASVGGIGTVVGSPPNGITAANLGIGFYDWMKFGLPTVAILFPLLFLALYFYFRPNLKERVTIEKYSFNLSKKSIGVLAVFALTVFLWLFGKKLSLVLGIKKYFDALVAVTAVFLLFAFKLVDWKDLDKGTDWGTLYLFGGGLSLSHVLKTTGASKFLAESFIQASGHLPAFLLVFSVTLLMIFFTELMSNTATAAIFIPILITLASEMNLPPHELALPAGVAASCAFMLPVATPPNAIVYGTGEVEQRDMIKVGLLLNVIFAVAISVLSVLLIGKVVG; the protein is encoded by the coding sequence ATGAAGAAAGGAATTGCCGTTGCCGTTGCTTTCTTTGCGTTTTTTGCTACTCTCCTCTTCTTCCCCACAGAAACAGAAGTGAGGAAAGGACTCGCCATCCTCTTTTTTGCAGCTATCCTCTGGATTAGCGAAGCACTTCCCCTTCCCGTAACCTCTCTCTCAATACCCCTTCTGGCCTCTCTCCTTGGAGTTCTTGACGTTAAGTCAGCCTTTTCTTCCTTTGCCCACCCGATAATCTTCCTCTTTTTTGGAGGCTTTGCCCTTGCTACTGCTTTAACAAAGTACAAGCTTGACAAGTTCTTGGCCTTTAAAATCGTTTCCCTCTCAAAAGGTTCTCTTCTCTGGACTTCCCTTTCAATCTTTGCGGCAACGGCCTTCGTCTCAATGTGGATAAGCAACACCTCCACAACCGCAATGATGCTCCCCTTAGCCCTCGGAATTGCTGGAGCGGTCTCGGCGGACAAAAGGTTAAGGAGCTTTTTGCTCCTTGGTATAGCCTATTCAGCAAGCGTTGGCGGAATAGGCACGGTGGTGGGAAGTCCTCCCAACGGAATTACGGCTGCAAATCTTGGGATAGGTTTTTACGACTGGATGAAGTTTGGCCTTCCAACCGTAGCCATCCTTTTTCCTCTTCTCTTTTTGGCTCTCTACTTTTACTTTCGGCCTAACTTAAAAGAGAGGGTAACCATTGAGAAGTACTCCTTTAACCTCAGCAAAAAGAGCATTGGTGTTCTGGCCGTTTTTGCCCTTACGGTCTTTTTATGGCTTTTCGGGAAAAAGCTCTCCTTAGTCTTGGGAATTAAGAAATATTTTGACGCCCTCGTCGCAGTAACTGCGGTCTTCTTACTCTTTGCCTTTAAGCTTGTTGACTGGAAGGACCTTGACAAGGGAACAGACTGGGGGACCCTCTACCTCTTTGGAGGAGGGCTTTCCCTCTCCCACGTTCTTAAAACAACCGGCGCAAGTAAGTTCTTGGCCGAAAGCTTTATACAAGCTTCCGGCCACCTTCCCGCCTTCCTGCTCGTCTTTTCGGTTACGCTCCTTATGATATTCTTCACAGAGCTAATGAGCAACACAGCAACGGCGGCTATCTTTATCCCAATCTTAATAACGCTTGCTTCTGAAATGAACCTCCCTCCCCACGAGCTTGCTCTGCCGGCGGGAGTAGCCGCTTCCTGCGCCTTTATGCTGCCCGTTGCAACTCCCCCCAACGCAATAGTTTATGGAACGGGGGAAGTGGAACAGAGGGATATGATAAAAGTGGGACTACTCCTAAACGTTATTTTTGCTGTCGCAATTAGCGTTCTCTCCGTTCTCCTCATAGGAAAAGTAGTAGGTTAA
- a CDS encoding TolC family protein produces MKLKLLLLSAFLIGNANALTLEEAVQTALEKNNLIKAKKLELKEKELDFKISKLRLLPRVDFYSEYNKTTDPPYAIMNRMEVKKLDPRVTDFNDPTKFQLFKTGVRATVPIWMGGKLRIAVDLAEKEVKASKKQLKKSKEEVVYNVVKAYYGALTAKAFVKTAELAVRDAEKHLKDAETVYRAGLGVKSDFLRAKVYLERAKETLVEAKSNYEIAKRALAVAMGLKPTTDLNVEGELTYRPFYLDLNELIETALKSRPELKELKVRLKQSEDMERLARSDFMPNVAAFGDYFMAADTAPWNKENSSWTFGLQVTFNLFDGGIKFKKLRKSRLTKLKVQEYIERAEKGVAFEVARAYYRFLEAEQKLKLAQASVESAEESLRIVEKRYKNGLATITELLDTQTALNEARSNYVAALSLYRTAVAEVYHAAGILEEKYRELVE; encoded by the coding sequence ATGAAATTAAAGCTCTTGCTCCTTTCGGCTTTTTTAATTGGGAACGCCAACGCCTTGACCCTTGAAGAGGCAGTTCAGACGGCCTTAGAGAAGAACAACCTGATAAAGGCCAAGAAGCTTGAGCTCAAAGAGAAGGAGCTTGACTTTAAGATTTCTAAGCTTCGGTTGTTGCCGAGAGTTGACTTTTACTCTGAGTACAACAAGACGACAGACCCTCCCTACGCCATAATGAACAGGATGGAGGTTAAGAAGCTTGACCCGAGGGTTACCGACTTTAACGACCCTACAAAGTTCCAGCTCTTTAAGACGGGAGTAAGGGCAACCGTTCCAATATGGATGGGAGGAAAGTTAAGGATTGCTGTTGATTTAGCAGAAAAAGAGGTAAAGGCTTCTAAGAAGCAGCTTAAAAAGAGCAAAGAAGAGGTTGTGTATAACGTTGTAAAGGCCTACTACGGTGCTCTAACGGCCAAGGCCTTTGTTAAAACCGCAGAGCTTGCCGTGAGGGACGCCGAAAAACACCTGAAAGATGCAGAAACGGTGTATAGGGCCGGCTTAGGCGTTAAGTCCGATTTCTTAAGGGCAAAGGTTTACTTGGAGAGGGCTAAAGAGACCCTCGTTGAGGCCAAGAGCAACTACGAGATAGCTAAGAGAGCCCTTGCTGTAGCGATGGGGCTAAAACCAACCACAGACCTTAACGTTGAAGGGGAACTAACCTATAGACCCTTTTACTTAGACCTAAACGAGCTGATAGAGACCGCTTTGAAGAGTAGACCTGAGCTAAAAGAGCTAAAGGTGAGGCTCAAGCAGTCTGAGGATATGGAAAGACTTGCAAGGTCGGACTTTATGCCAAACGTTGCTGCCTTTGGCGATTACTTTATGGCCGCCGATACCGCCCCGTGGAACAAGGAAAACTCAAGTTGGACCTTTGGCCTGCAGGTAACCTTTAACCTCTTTGACGGCGGTATAAAGTTCAAAAAGCTCAGGAAGTCAAGACTTACAAAGCTTAAAGTCCAAGAGTACATAGAGAGGGCGGAAAAAGGAGTGGCCTTTGAGGTAGCGAGAGCCTACTACCGCTTCCTTGAGGCAGAACAGAAGTTAAAGCTTGCACAAGCCTCTGTTGAGTCGGCTGAGGAGTCCTTAAGGATTGTTGAGAAGCGCTACAAGAATGGACTTGCGACCATAACGGAACTCCTTGACACCCAGACAGCCCTAAACGAAGCAAGAAGCAACTACGTTGCAGCCCTTTCCCTCTACAGGACGGCAGTGGCCGAGGTCTACCACGCAGCTGGAATTTTGGAGGAAAAGTATAGGGAACTCGTTGAGTGA
- a CDS encoding UPF0280 family protein, with the protein MKKLRPEKRFYRALIKRPGFKSFEVIAGESDVWISVPEKSFRPELPSLLLDCLVSLRTQLLAFGKENPEFLTSLTPVKVPLLAPSIVKKMAEAAKRIGVGPMAGVAGAINYFLGKKLKELGITEFMIENGGDVYVSSSRSVTLALITGVPKLDGKLGVSLPAGEWGVCTSSSKIGHSLSLGNTTIATAICKDPVISDCAATFLGNSRTEEEFIERTDRLKEVEGALGLLNDRFVIRGRVELVRLV; encoded by the coding sequence TTGAAAAAGCTTAGGCCTGAGAAGAGATTTTACAGGGCACTAATAAAGAGGCCGGGATTTAAGTCATTTGAAGTTATTGCCGGCGAAAGCGACGTTTGGATATCTGTCCCAGAAAAATCTTTTAGGCCGGAGCTCCCCTCTCTCCTCCTTGATTGTCTCGTTTCCTTAAGAACTCAGCTTCTTGCCTTTGGGAAGGAAAACCCTGAGTTTTTAACTTCCCTTACCCCTGTTAAAGTTCCTCTCCTTGCTCCTTCTATCGTTAAGAAGATGGCCGAGGCTGCTAAAAGAATTGGCGTAGGTCCTATGGCCGGGGTGGCCGGAGCTATTAACTACTTCTTGGGCAAGAAGCTAAAAGAGCTTGGCATAACGGAGTTTATGATAGAAAATGGCGGAGACGTCTACGTTTCTTCCAGCCGCAGCGTTACTTTAGCCTTAATAACGGGAGTACCTAAGCTTGACGGAAAGCTTGGGGTTTCACTTCCAGCTGGGGAGTGGGGCGTCTGTACTTCCTCAAGTAAGATTGGTCACTCCTTAAGTCTTGGAAACACCACCATAGCGACGGCTATCTGTAAAGACCCTGTTATCTCAGACTGTGCAGCTACCTTCTTAGGAAACAGCAGGACAGAAGAGGAGTTCATAGAGAGGACAGATAGGCTAAAGGAGGTTGAAGGCGCTTTAGGACTCTTAAACGACCGCTTCGTGATACGGGGAAGGGTAGAGCTTGTAAGACTTGTTTAA
- the proC gene encoding pyrroline-5-carboxylate reductase produces MNLRVGFIGGGNMAEAFISAFVDGELLLPSQISVSDVLKERLDYLKEKYGVKTYLCNLQVVTESDVIFLAVKPQVMTTVLKEVAGSLYPSQIVVSMAAGYPIRKIEEIIGDDKKVVRIMPNILVKIRKGVVAYCDNKRLLDEERKYVKELLSTCSEVFDLDEKLFDAVTALAGSGPAFVFLILEALSDGGVKLGLPRDVALKLATQVLIGSAEMVRAGEHPEVLKDKVTSPAGTTIAGLSALEENRTRFALIKALEEACKRSVEITKLVEGM; encoded by the coding sequence ATGAATCTTAGAGTTGGTTTTATCGGTGGTGGTAATATGGCAGAGGCTTTTATAAGTGCTTTTGTTGACGGAGAGCTCCTCCTTCCAAGTCAGATTTCTGTTTCTGACGTACTAAAAGAAAGGCTTGACTACTTAAAGGAAAAGTATGGGGTTAAAACCTACCTTTGTAACCTGCAGGTAGTTACGGAGAGTGACGTTATTTTTCTTGCTGTAAAACCTCAGGTTATGACGACCGTTTTAAAGGAGGTAGCTGGTTCACTTTACCCTTCTCAAATTGTCGTTTCTATGGCTGCTGGGTATCCGATAAGGAAAATAGAGGAAATTATTGGAGACGATAAAAAGGTAGTGAGGATTATGCCTAACATCCTCGTAAAAATAAGAAAGGGTGTTGTTGCCTACTGTGATAACAAAAGACTTCTTGACGAAGAGAGAAAATACGTGAAGGAGCTCCTTTCCACCTGCTCTGAAGTCTTTGACCTTGACGAGAAGCTCTTTGACGCCGTTACAGCCCTTGCTGGAAGTGGGCCTGCTTTCGTCTTTCTCATACTTGAGGCTCTGAGCGATGGAGGAGTTAAACTTGGACTGCCTCGGGACGTTGCGTTGAAACTTGCCACTCAGGTTCTAATTGGCTCTGCAGAGATGGTAAGGGCTGGAGAGCATCCTGAGGTTCTTAAAGATAAGGTAACCTCTCCTGCGGGAACTACGATAGCTGGTCTTTCTGCCCTTGAGGAAAACAGGACGAGGTTTGCCTTAATTAAGGCCCTTGAGGAGGCCTGTAAACGTTCTGTAGAAATAACAAAGCTCGTTGAAGGAATGTAA
- a CDS encoding ATP-binding protein, translating to MAHKIDAELCIGCGACASVCPTNAIHPTDDGKYAISADDCIDCGACVEVCPTDAISAE from the coding sequence ATGGCTCACAAGATTGACGCTGAACTCTGTATCGGATGCGGTGCGTGTGCATCAGTATGCCCAACAAACGCAATCCACCCAACAGACGACGGAAAGTACGCAATTTCTGCTGACGACTGCATTGACTGCGGTGCTTGCGTAGAAGTTTGCCCAACAGACGCCATTTCCGCCGAGTAA
- the frr gene encoding ribosome recycling factor — protein sequence MIEELLKDAEKRMGKAVEVLKGEFAGLRTGRASTVLVEDIKVDYYGTPVTIKQIAQIAVPEPTQITIQPWDTSVIPNIEKAIRESDLGVQPQRDGNIIRINLPPLTEERRRELVRKAGKLAEQARIAIRNVRHEVMKELDKLKKEGGFSEDDIKRAKEELQKITDKFTKKVDELLSKKEEEILTV from the coding sequence ATGATTGAGGAGCTGTTAAAGGATGCAGAAAAGAGAATGGGTAAGGCCGTTGAGGTCTTGAAGGGGGAATTTGCTGGTCTTAGAACTGGAAGGGCTTCAACTGTCCTTGTAGAGGATATCAAGGTTGACTATTACGGGACGCCTGTAACTATCAAGCAAATTGCACAGATTGCCGTCCCAGAACCTACGCAGATTACAATTCAACCGTGGGATACGTCCGTAATTCCGAACATTGAGAAGGCCATAAGGGAATCTGACCTTGGAGTTCAGCCTCAAAGGGATGGGAATATAATCAGGATAAACCTTCCTCCACTTACGGAGGAAAGGCGTAGGGAGCTCGTAAGGAAGGCTGGTAAGCTTGCAGAGCAGGCAAGGATTGCTATTAGGAACGTCCGCCATGAGGTTATGAAAGAACTTGACAAGCTCAAGAAAGAAGGGGGATTCTCTGAGGACGACATAAAGAGGGCGAAAGAGGAACTCCAGAAAATTACAGATAAATTCACCAAAAAGGTTGATGAACTCCTCTCGAAGAAAGAGGAGGAAATTCTCACAGTCTAA
- the pyrH gene encoding UMP kinase: MEIKYERILLKLSGEALQGNKNYGIDPEFLRRLAKEIKRVVELGVEVAIVIGGGNIFRGVSGATQGMDRATADYMGMLATVINALALQDALEKEGLHTRVLTAIEMREIAEPYIRRRAIRHLEKGRVVIFGAGTGNPFFTTDTAAALRAAEINADVLLKATKVDGIYTADPLKDKNAKKLDKLSYKEVITNGIKVMDSAAVSLCMENNIPIVVFDVRKPGNLERVVRGEAVGSLVEGEAL; this comes from the coding sequence ATGGAGATAAAGTACGAAAGGATACTCCTCAAGCTAAGTGGAGAAGCACTACAGGGAAACAAAAACTACGGAATAGACCCTGAATTCTTGCGGAGACTTGCCAAAGAAATCAAAAGGGTTGTTGAGTTAGGAGTTGAAGTTGCAATTGTCATAGGTGGCGGTAACATCTTCCGCGGAGTCTCTGGTGCGACTCAAGGAATGGACAGAGCTACTGCTGACTACATGGGAATGCTTGCAACCGTCATAAACGCCCTTGCCCTTCAGGATGCCCTTGAAAAAGAAGGCCTCCACACGAGAGTTTTAACAGCAATTGAAATGAGGGAAATCGCCGAGCCTTACATCAGAAGGCGCGCCATTAGACACCTTGAAAAGGGAAGGGTTGTTATATTTGGGGCTGGAACTGGTAACCCCTTCTTTACAACAGATACGGCTGCGGCCTTGAGGGCTGCGGAAATTAACGCAGATGTCCTTTTAAAAGCGACAAAAGTTGACGGAATCTATACAGCAGACCCTCTAAAGGATAAAAACGCCAAAAAACTTGACAAACTTTCGTACAAGGAAGTAATTACAAACGGTATAAAGGTAATGGACTCTGCTGCTGTAAGTTTGTGTATGGAAAATAACATTCCTATAGTTGTCTTTGATGTCCGCAAGCCCGGTAACTTAGAAAGGGTCGTTAGAGGAGAAGCCGTAGGATCACTCGTTGAGGGAGAGGCGCTATGA
- the tsf gene encoding translation elongation factor Ts, whose product MAEITTQMIKELREKTGAGIVDCKKALQEADGDMEKAIEILRKKGAAKAAKKADRATAEGIVISYIHAGGKVGALVELNCETDFVARTEDFKTLGREIAMQVAAMAPEYVSREEVPAEVIEKEKEILRQQALSEGKPEHIVEKIVEGRLNKFYSEKCLLDQPWIKDDSKTIADLVRDYITKLGENIRVKRFCRFEVGK is encoded by the coding sequence ATGGCTGAAATTACAACTCAGATGATAAAGGAGCTGAGGGAAAAGACCGGAGCAGGAATCGTTGACTGTAAGAAGGCCCTTCAGGAAGCCGACGGTGATATGGAAAAGGCCATTGAGATACTCAGGAAGAAGGGCGCTGCCAAGGCTGCTAAGAAGGCTGACAGGGCAACTGCAGAAGGAATTGTTATCTCCTACATCCACGCCGGTGGAAAGGTTGGAGCTCTCGTAGAGCTCAACTGCGAAACGGACTTTGTTGCGAGGACTGAGGACTTCAAGACTCTCGGTCGTGAGATTGCAATGCAAGTTGCGGCAATGGCGCCTGAATACGTTAGCAGGGAAGAAGTTCCAGCTGAAGTTATTGAGAAGGAAAAAGAAATCCTCAGACAGCAGGCTCTTTCTGAGGGTAAGCCTGAGCACATCGTTGAGAAGATAGTTGAGGGAAGGTTAAACAAGTTCTACTCTGAGAAGTGCCTCCTTGACCAGCCTTGGATTAAGGACGACAGCAAGACGATTGCAGACCTCGTTAGGGACTACATTACGAAGCTTGGAGAAAACATTAGGGTTAAAAGGTTCTGTAGGTTTGAAGTTGGGAAGTAA
- the rpsB gene encoding 30S ribosomal protein S2 yields the protein MKELLEAGVHFGHQKERWNPKMKKYIFTERNGIHIIDLQQTIKFFEQAYDYIADLAANGGTVLFVCTKKQGQDIVKEEAERCGMFYVNKRWLGGTLTNFQTIRKSIFKLKMLKKMEEEGVLDKLPKKEAMRMRRKKEKLEKYIGGIENMNRLPDALFVVDIVREEIAVTEARKMGIPVVALVDTNADPDLVDIPIPANDDAIRAIRLLTSRIADAVLEGKMRREAVKLAEGEEAEEVDFIPEEE from the coding sequence ATGAAGGAGCTCCTTGAGGCCGGCGTTCACTTTGGTCACCAGAAGGAACGCTGGAATCCCAAAATGAAGAAGTACATCTTCACAGAGCGTAACGGTATCCACATCATTGACCTCCAGCAGACTATCAAGTTTTTTGAGCAGGCCTACGACTACATCGCAGACCTCGCTGCAAACGGTGGAACTGTTCTCTTTGTATGTACAAAGAAGCAGGGACAGGACATCGTTAAGGAAGAAGCTGAAAGATGTGGAATGTTCTACGTTAACAAGAGGTGGCTCGGTGGAACTCTTACAAACTTCCAGACAATAAGGAAGTCCATCTTCAAGCTGAAGATGCTCAAGAAGATGGAAGAAGAGGGCGTCCTTGACAAGCTTCCTAAGAAGGAAGCTATGAGAATGAGGAGGAAGAAGGAGAAGCTTGAGAAGTACATCGGTGGTATTGAGAATATGAACAGGCTTCCCGATGCCCTCTTCGTAGTTGACATTGTTAGGGAAGAGATAGCCGTAACAGAAGCAAGGAAGATGGGAATTCCCGTTGTAGCCCTCGTTGATACCAACGCAGACCCAGACCTTGTTGATATTCCAATTCCTGCAAACGACGACGCTATAAGGGCTATCAGGCTTCTTACCTCAAGGATTGCTGACGCCGTTCTTGAAGGGAAGATGAGAAGAGAAGCCGTTAAGCTTGCCGAAGGTGAAGAGGCAGAAGAGGTAGACTTCATCCCAGAAGAGGAGTAA